The DNA window AAGCCAACCGGGTGGGAATGGAAATGGAAATGGCAAGGGAAATGCGAATGATAATGTTGAGGGAAATGACGATAACACAGGAAGTGCTCCGATGACCTTGGATACCTTTCTCAAGGTTCATCCACCAAGTTTTCGAGGTTCAACCAACCCTACGGAAGCGAACAACTGGTTCCAAGCCATGGAGCGCGCGCTGCAAGCCCAGCATGTCCTGAACAACCAATATGTAGAATTTGCTGCTTATCAGCTTTTGGGAGAGGCCCAACATTGGTGGCAAGCAGAATGCTGTTTGCTCTAGCTTCAGAATGCCGATATCCCTTGGGATGTATTCCAAACGGCTTTCTATAAGAAATATTTTCCTGAGTCTGCAAGGGAAGTAAAGGAGATGGAACTTatgcagctgaagcaaggttCCTTGTCTGTGGCAGATTATACTAGCAAATTCAAAGAGCTTTgtaggttttctagggtgtgTCAAGGTGCCCCAGAGACCTATGAAAGCTGGAAATGTATTAAGTATCAGAGGGGCTTGAAAGATAGCATCATGACTATGGTGCTCCTATGGAGATTCGTACCTTCTCCGATTTGGTGAACAAAGTGAGGGTGGTTGAGGAATATGCAAAGACAGTTGTTTCGTCCAAGGACACTCATAGAGAAAACACTAGTAGGGGACGTGGCAAGTACTTTCAGAAAAGGGGGCAGAATTTCAAGAGAGGAGGACATGCGCCTCAAGGTCAAGGAGGCTTCAGAAAGAACACTCATAATCAGTTTCAGTATACTAAAGGGAGAGGAAATCAGAGTAAGCTTTCTCCAGAATTGACTTGTGTGCGTTGTGGGTGTTTTCATTCATATGACTCTTGCAAGATTGGTATAGGTGGTTACTTCAATTGTGGCTTGCCTGGTCACATTACGAGGGGATTGCACTCGTGGGAAGAACCCGAATGCGGGTCAGAGTCAGCACCAGGGGCGAGTGTTTTCTGTGAACGCCAATGATGCTACTAAGGCGGATCCTCTGATGAGAGGTAACTATTTAATTGGTGACAAATTCTTGATTGCATTATATGATATTGGAGCTTCGCATTCGTTTATTTCATTTGACAAAGTTGAGGAACTAGGCTTGAAAGTGTCAGAATTGGCATTTGAATTGCATGTACATACTCTGCATCAGACGGTTATGACTAGGTCAGGGTATAAGTAAGTAGGTTTCAAGCTTGAGGGTAGAGACTTTGTGCATAATTTGATTTGTTTACCAATGGTTGTGTTGGAGATGATTTTGGGATTTAATTGGTTGTCAAAGAATCGGGTTTTGTTGGGTTGCTTTGAGCGGTCAATTCAGTTTATGCCAGAAGGAGAAAATAGGGCAGTGATAGCTGAGGTGTATTACCTGAACTCTGTGATGGTGTACTGTAGTGGGGAAGAGTGTCAGGGTTATATCTTGTTGACTGCTAATGCTTTGGGTGATGCCCAAAACTTAGGTCAAATCCCGATAGTTAGAGACTTTCCGGAAGTGTTACCAGAAGATATTCCTGAGTTCCCACCTCAAAGGGAGATTGAATTTGCGATTGAATTGGTGCTGAGAGCCAGACCAGTGTCGATTGTGCCGTATAAAATGGTTCCGATAGAGCTAGATGAATTAAAGACTTAGTTGGAAGAGCTTCTGAACAAGAGGTTCATTCGACCGAGTGTATCACCTTGGGGAGCGCCAGTtttattggtgaagaagaaggatggaggaatGCGACTGTGTGTGGATTACCGACAGTTGAACAAAGTAACTGCGAAGAATAAGTACCCGCTGCCAAGAGTAGATGACTTGATGGATCAGCTGCAAGGAGCTGGGGGTGTTTTCCAAGattgatttctaattttataCTTGAATTACTTACTATATATGCCTATACTCTTgatttctactgggattgagaaGGTTCAGAAGGCGGTGGCAATGGGATTGCATGGAAGATAGGTTGGTGAAGGTTGTGGGATAGCGGAGAACAGTTAGACTAGAAAATCCTTTAAGTTAGATTACCCTTTTTATACTGTTAAGGTTTTAAGTTATGTTACGGTTTTAATTTAAGCTTTACTGTTTTAGATATGCCTTAAgatgaatcttgtgatggatatgaagttcAAGGATTGCCTCTGcatcccggggtcttatatcttacatcactgggcactgttaccatattgagaacctccggtGAGTTGCTTGGTGGTGACAGAGCAGAAGATCTTCATTCTATTTTGGAAGTCTTTTGATCTCTTTTGTTTATTCTCTCATATTTTGTATCTTATTTTTGCTTAGAGGCTTATTTTGAGAAAGAcacttgtataagctgtttttatTGTCAGGTGTCCGTATGATTTGTATATAGCTaaccggcttaaactccgcaagcCGTGGCTAGATCTTCATGCTATCATACtcttatcttttattatattatatttatatcttgAGCTTTATGTTAGAAGCTTCGTGAGTACATTTTGGCgcttgatgaatccatatttgatgataaattttgtattgatttgagggaatttcatcacataaacccacatttattcaaccaaatagcatacttttgtgttctcgccctaaattgtgcttaattatgaaaacacgctcatttgtgcttaatttagcttactttatttccattcgataccttgatgttATTTGTGAGTAATTTCATATCAAAAAGGTACGAATGGCTTGGTGGGAATGGAAGAGGAGCATGCAATTGGGAGAaagcatgaagaaaacaaaggagaagcgcacatccatgcgtgcgtgcgcacaaggatgcgtgcgtacgcacaaaaaAGAAATcagcatgcatgcatgcatataacgctttgtgcgtacgcacaagtgaaAATACAgcaaagtgtgcgtacgcacaggtactaGCCGTGCCTCCATTAAAAAGTCACGTGGACTCGCATTTTGGGGCTCTTTTGGCCCATTTTTGAAGGCTTGGATGCTGAAATCAAAGGCTATATGAAGGGGGCAACATCTCATTGATGATGGAAAAACAatttccacacaaactcaccggcaagtgtatcgggtcacatcaagtagtaaaactcgtGTGAGTGAAGttaatcccacgaggattgatggatctagcaactttagttaggtgaTAAATTTAGTTAAGCTAACAGTGGTGAATTGAGTGAAATTGAACTAACAGAATGTAAATTATAGGAAATGTAAAGTgcaaaatgtaaattgcatcaaatgtaaagggatTGGGTGCTGGGAAATTAAAGGAAACAGAAATAACAGAGAGCAAGATTCATTAGagattggagatatcataatccacaatgaatcaaatgggtctcaactcctttctcaatcatatgagtagatctatagcggattgaaattgattggatcccaattccttggcgatccaatctctctaatcacaatcaatctcaCCAATTCTTTGATTCAATTGTCATGAGAATAGGTGAGGTACATGTCTCTCACCCATAAGCCACATTAActctcaagatctcaattcctcccgaatggtgttgatcaagagagtaGTGAAGGATAGAGCCTCAGTTCTAATGCTCATGATTCTCCTTCCGAGGCTCACACAAGCATTTACATATTCAAATCCCCTTCTGGAGTGAATGAATCATCAATCAAAACAAAGGTTATCCAATAGCTACACAAATGAattgaggagaagaagaagttcactcaatcatgtgaattataatagagctcctcccctaaTGAAGTGGGGTTAATGGATCATCGCTGTAAGAACAGTTGtaggaaaattaaattgcatgaaagtaaAATTTCAGAAAAGGAAATTTCAGAAGAGAATAgcagaaattgaaattgcataAGCTAAATTGAATTCAATACTAAAATGTAAAAAAGTGCAGAAAGGTAAAAGTGTTTACAAGAGCCTTCtattctactcctactcctattcctactactactactactcttACTGTCTTCTCTCTGCCAGAGCCCCCTAATGAATTGAAACTGATGTCTTTATATAGGTtttcctaaattacaaattgaaatgaaattcaaaacaaaatataattaaatgaaattcTTATTCTAGATTATCCTTGTGGTCGTCATTGAGTGATCAGAGTGGGCTTGCTTACTTGTAGTTCAAATGGGCTTGGAATGAAGCTAATTTGAGCAAAAATGCACTTCCAGGTGAGCGTAGTGTTCATTTAGAGAACGGAGTGTTCGGgcacccacgcgtatgcatgcTATACGCTTGCGCGTCCCTGGTGTTTTggctcatcgacgcgtacgcgtcccttgCAGCGTTCACTTTGAGAGCATAGCGTTCGCAAAATGAACGCTCATTCTACGCGTACACATCACCCATgtgtacgcgtggattgcaAATTCTTACTTCTACGCTACCGCTTAATTCATGCATTCACGTGCTTCTTCAAAAATGTcgcatccatgcgtacgcgtcatgcacacgtgcgcgtcgatggctaaatttcaaatcaaattttcagaAGTATCGTAGGCGCTCATTCAAAGTGAACGTAGCGTTCATTGCTGGTGAACTTTGATCCTCCTTCCATGCGTACATGCCATGCATGCGTACGAGTAGATCTTCAAAAGTGTCATCATGCGCGAGCGCCTTgtatgcgtgcgcgtcacttaTGAACGTAGCGTTCATCAAATGAACGTAGCGTTCTCCTGCAGCTTgcttctttgctttttttttcttttcatcattttttcacctatcatcaatcaaacatGCCATCAAAGTCTTGGCATAATCATCAAATCTTGCATCATTCATATTATCAACTAAATCCTgcaaaaaatctcatgaaaatgcataaaatcaacaaTGTATAATTAAATTGAGACAAGCATGAATTTCTCATCCAAGCACTTACTTCTTGcctaaaaatgcatgaaatccaagcaaaaatagataaaaattgctagtaaaacatgcaaaagatgacatgtcatcacaacaccaaacttaaaccttgcttgtccccaagcaagaaaagaatcatgcagtAAAGTTTGACAAACCAAGGTGAGAAGAGTAGCAATTTTTATGTTCATGGTTAGCTAGTTTTCTGTGCATgcaacaatcacaaaagaaattcaaatgattgatgtttctatctagctcattttataaaatcttttctttatatttcttccttgaagaaAGCTTTTCATTCTCCtcttagcttctccttttgggtgcttttcACCATGAGTTGAAaacaaagctacgactctaaatgctttgttttcaagtattaccacttgatacataagcaccacaagtatttaattagaggacttctttaagctcatttgtttcttGTCTTTACTCTCTATTttttgatgctcagagccttgagctttgagggagtgcttttgcacttgagcctagccttgatttctaagtgttttgttttcaagctttttgcctgatacataaacaccacaagtatttaacaaataaattttcattGGTACTCAAAGCCTTCATCTTTCTcaatctttccctttttcttttcttgccttaactatatttgcttcttcaaggttttcatgaattcaaaaatttcataaaatgtcctagatgagaacttcaattaattaaattccAATACAATTGAACAATAATTAATCATACTAgccttccaatacttgtatgcccatgctaagttcttctttaattaccttgtttgtttgtgatcatgatatttaattgcttttgaactcacaaaactcaagttggtagtcataatgtcacaGCAACATGTTACAATCTAGCAATCAAACTATTCTTATTCACAATACACATGCATACAAAGAAGatagaagacaatcatgcaatttaaagtgctggaaataagtaGGAGGTAAAAGGAGCgttaccaccttgtagttcatcttcactATTGTTGTCCCTTTCCTCCAATTTTTCCCCttcccataccaaacttagaattcttgcttatcctcaagcagcaattaaaacagtggtgatggggtctaTGATGGTTCATGAGtgtcttaaataataaaatgtcaATAGTACATGtgtttaagcaagcaaaattaaaaataacattgaAGGCACAGGAAACAGAGACATTGTGATTGCAAATATAAGAAGGtttgcatgatacattgcatagaagataagtggcacaccaaattTAATGTGACAttttcacttggaattgatgcaagtatccagtATAGATtggaaataaatttttgttgcatagcaacaccaaacttagaatgtaatcacgtgtcaatttatttgaactaaaactaaacaaaggAAACTGTCATATGTTAATAACACAATCACCAAGAGAAACAAATGTCATGAGTAAAGGTTTCTTGGTGAGGCATTAATACAAATAGTtgagaacaataaaagaaagtataaaaaataaagagatgactaaaacaacaataaagaaaaatagaacaGAGAACTTCAAAGTAAAGGCATTATAATTGTATAAACAAGTGGTGTTGATGGATACATTGCATATAAAGTTAAGtgacacaccaaacttagaaacttagtgtgacactttcattttAGAATGATGCAAGCATCCAGAAAGATTAAAAACAGattgttgcagggcaacactaaacttagaatgcaatcatatgccaaattattgaaaataaacaaagcaaagaaaggAAGTGTTACCTacagttgggttgcctcctaacaagcgctcttttagtgtcattagcttgacatatTATTCtcaactttcttcctcttcttctagtttgctaagaggaatgacctctgGTATAAGGAAGAGCCAATCAGTGCCCCCTTTCTTAGCTTCTTCCCAGCAAGCTTCCTTTGGTTATTTTCTTGATTAAACTTGTTTGCTGGTGGTTTAGGGGTGGGATTGTTTGCAGTTGACCTTTTTTCTTCATGAATGTTGTCCTTTGtagcttggtcacaatcctctctTTGGTGCTCTTGTCAGTTGCCTTCACTTTTTTTATTCCAAGACTTGGTAattgtgtgattgttggagtgtTCTCTTCACCAaaagcctcttgaattggtggttcaatgagccTTTCATCCATGTAGCTTTCTGCTTCAATTGAGTGTGAACTTTCTTGATTGGCTTCCTCCCCTTCTTCTACATGATACTCCATTGAGTCCTTTGGGTGTAAAGTTTCATGTTCCTCTGTCACCTCAATTAGCTTCTGTGAATATGGAGCCACAGGTTCAAATACTTTCAAAACCTCCTTCTCCATTGAAGTTTCATTTGGTATTGGGTGGTATCTCATGGAATTGTCTTGATTATTTTGTGGCCCTGGAGCATATCCCCATTGGTTGAATTGCTCATAATCTGtcatttcttggtgatatttcCAACCATCATTAGAATAGTCATTTGGTAATGGTAGGCAATATTCCATGAAATTTGCTTGATCAAAAGATGAGGaaaactccatttgaattttataaaacacAATcatcaaagaaaattaaaattcatgtctcagatgagaatttcttattgaggcaaaaacacaaaaacctAAGTATCAGtagataacaaaaaattaaaaggacaaaaacaaagaaaatgcttaatctagacttatcacccacttaatcattgttgatctaaatcaatctccagcaatggcgccaaaaactttgGAAAAACgatttccacacaaactcaccggcaagtgtaccgggtcgcatcaagtagtaaaactcacgtgagtgaggtcaatcccatgaggattgatggatcaagcaactttagttaggtgaTAAATTTAGTTAAGCTAACAGTGGTGAATTGAGTGAAATTGAActaacagaatgtaaattgcaggaaatgtaaagtgcagaatgtaaatcgcatcaaatgtaaagggatTGGGTGCTAGGAAATTAAAGGAAACAGAAATTAACAGAAAACAAGATTCAATAGGGATTGGAAATATCATAATCCACAATGAATCAAATGGgtctcaactcctttctcaatcatatgagtagatctatggcggattgaaattgattggatcccaattccttggcaatccaatctctctaatcacaatcaatctcgccaattccttgatccaattgtcatgagaagaggtgagGTACATGTCTCTCACCCATAACCCACACTAACTCTCAGGATCTCAATTCCTCCCAAAtggtgttgatcaagagagtaGTGAAGAATAGAGCCTAAGTTATAATACTCATGATTCCCCTTCCGaggctcacacaagcattcacagattcaaacccCCTTCCGGAGTGAATGAATCATCAATCAAAACAAAGGTTATCCAATAGCTACACAAATGAattgaggagaagaagaagttcactcaatcatgtgaattataatagagctcctcccctaaTGAAGTGGGGTTAATGGATCATCGCTCTAAGAACACTTgcagaaaaattaaattgcatgaaagtaaAATTTCAGAAAAGGAAATTTCAAAAGAGAATAGtagaaattgaaattgcataAGCTAAATTGAATTCAATACTGAAATGTAAAAGTGTAAAATGGTAAAAGTGTTTACAAGAGCCTTCtattctactcctactcctactcctgctactactactactcctactGTCTTCTATCCGTCAGAGCCccctaataaattaaaattgatacctttatataggctttcctaaattataaattgaaatgaaattcaaaacaaattataaattaaatgaaattcctattctagatgaaCCTTGTGGTCTTCATTGAGTGATCAGAGTGGGCTTGCTTACTTGTAGTTCAAATGGGCTTGGAATGAAGCTAATTTGAGCAGAAATGCACTT is part of the Arachis duranensis cultivar V14167 chromosome 1, aradu.V14167.gnm2.J7QH, whole genome shotgun sequence genome and encodes:
- the LOC107491233 gene encoding uncharacterized protein LOC107491233 is translated as MEIRTFSDLVNKVRVVEEYAKTVVSSKDTHRENTSRGRGKYFQKRGQNFKRGGHAPQGQGGFRKNTHNQFQYTKGRGNQSKLSPELTCVVTSIVACLVTLRGDCTRGKNPNAGQSQHQGRVFSVNANDATKADPLMRGNYLIGDKFLIALYDIGASHSFISFDKVEELGLKVSELAFELHVHTLHQTVMTRSGYK
- the LOC107491222 gene encoding uncharacterized protein LOC107491222, producing the protein MVVLEMILGFNWLSKNRVLLGCFERSIQFMPEGENRAVIAEVYYLNSVMVYCSGEECQGYILLTANALGDAQNLGQIPIVRDFPEVLPEDIPEFPPQREIEFAIELVLRARPVSIVPYKMVPIELDELKT